A single genomic interval of uncultured Desulfobulbus sp. harbors:
- a CDS encoding 3-phosphoglycerate dehydrogenase family protein: MKQFTIKTINAIAQEGLALFTDRFKVGPEESNPEGIVVRSTKIDLEGYGDLLAIARAGAGVNNIPVDEATEKGICVFNTPGANANAVVELVYTSLGIWLRNVEKSIEFCQGLTGMNDEEINKEVEARKKIFKGEEMSGKTMAVFGLGKIGVGVANAGLHHGMRVLGFDPFPALENIHHLDPNVTLARSRKEALSEADFISVHMPLNKNTRGYVSHKDFLEFVKEGAVLINYARGPIVDEDAVLAALESGKLRGHISDFPSVKFLGNEKILVTPHLGASTAESEENCATMAVRELKNYLEFGNIVHSVNFPNIETIPTVEVHTRLTVINRDQPGMIGMVSNLLGNERINIINYNNKSNGTVGYNIIDCAGPVSPEVQQKIAQQEGVMRVRVIPLEIRGN, translated from the coding sequence ATGAAGCAATTTACCATCAAGACCATCAATGCCATTGCCCAAGAGGGGTTGGCCCTATTCACCGACCGGTTCAAGGTTGGCCCGGAGGAAAGCAACCCGGAGGGAATCGTGGTGCGTAGCACCAAGATCGATCTCGAGGGGTATGGGGATCTGCTGGCCATTGCCCGTGCCGGTGCCGGCGTCAACAATATCCCGGTGGACGAGGCCACGGAAAAGGGAATCTGCGTGTTCAACACGCCGGGAGCCAACGCCAATGCGGTTGTTGAGTTGGTCTATACCTCGTTGGGGATTTGGCTGCGTAATGTGGAGAAATCGATCGAGTTCTGTCAGGGATTGACCGGGATGAACGACGAGGAGATCAACAAGGAGGTCGAGGCCCGCAAAAAGATCTTCAAGGGCGAGGAGATGTCCGGCAAGACCATGGCCGTTTTCGGACTGGGCAAGATCGGTGTTGGCGTGGCCAATGCCGGGCTGCATCACGGTATGCGTGTTCTTGGATTTGATCCGTTTCCGGCCCTGGAGAATATTCACCATCTGGATCCCAATGTGACCCTGGCCCGCTCGCGCAAGGAGGCGCTCAGCGAGGCCGATTTCATCTCGGTGCACATGCCGCTCAACAAAAACACCCGCGGCTATGTCAGCCATAAAGATTTTCTTGAATTTGTCAAAGAGGGGGCGGTGCTGATCAACTATGCCCGCGGGCCGATCGTGGATGAGGATGCGGTGCTGGCAGCCCTGGAGAGCGGCAAGCTGCGCGGCCACATCTCTGATTTTCCCTCGGTGAAATTCCTCGGCAACGAGAAGATTCTCGTCACCCCTCATCTTGGGGCATCAACCGCCGAATCCGAGGAAAATTGTGCGACCATGGCCGTACGTGAACTGAAAAATTACCTGGAGTTCGGCAATATTGTCCATAGCGTCAACTTTCCCAACATTGAAACCATTCCCACGGTTGAGGTGCATACCCGCCTGACGGTGATCAATCGTGACCAGCCGGGCATGATCGGTATGGTGAGTAATCTCCTTGGTAATGAAAGAATCAATATTATCAACTACAACAATAAGAGTAACGGCACGGTAGGGTACAATATCATTGACTGTGCCGGCCCGGTCTCCCCTGAGGTGCAGCAAAAAATCGCTCAGCAGGAAGGGGTGATGCGCGTACGTGTCATTCCCCTGGAGATTCGCGGGAACTGA
- a CDS encoding DUF362 domain-containing protein codes for MLCTDTRVALCRQSTYNDGSLDPSISRLLAAQFSPATCRSSSVLIKPNLITATNGRLACTNGRVILAAVSFFKELGARVTVGDSPAFGSAESVLRRIGVLQDLERLDIRVAEFRQYIPTKLPSGQLAQIARPVLECDHLINLTKVKAHAQMRVTLAVKNYFGCISGLRKPWWHMVHGGPGGRFADLLVELLSVLPAGYSLVDGIEAMHVTGPIHGEPFPLGILAAGENPLAVDTAILAVLGVDRQSSPLWLAAQQQNLPGTALEHLLCTHDAPSSLHAQGFVVPEELMPVRFNPFRFVKSTLQRLVHSRNR; via the coding sequence ATGCTCTGTACTGATACCCGTGTCGCCCTCTGTCGCCAGTCGACGTACAACGACGGTTCCCTGGATCCTTCAATTTCTCGGTTGCTGGCCGCACAGTTTTCCCCTGCGACCTGTCGCTCTTCTTCGGTCTTGATCAAGCCGAATCTGATTACCGCCACCAACGGTCGGCTCGCCTGTACCAACGGCAGGGTGATTCTTGCCGCGGTCAGTTTTTTCAAAGAGTTGGGGGCACGGGTTACGGTCGGTGATTCGCCGGCCTTTGGTTCGGCTGAGTCGGTGCTTCGCAGGATTGGTGTCTTGCAGGATCTTGAACGCCTGGATATCCGCGTTGCCGAATTTCGCCAATACATCCCCACGAAGCTCCCTAGCGGTCAGCTGGCGCAGATAGCCCGGCCTGTTTTGGAGTGCGACCATCTCATCAACCTCACCAAGGTGAAGGCGCATGCGCAGATGCGGGTCACCTTGGCGGTGAAAAATTATTTTGGCTGTATCTCCGGGCTGCGTAAACCCTGGTGGCATATGGTGCATGGTGGCCCTGGCGGTCGTTTTGCCGATCTTCTAGTTGAATTGCTCTCTGTCCTGCCGGCAGGATATTCCCTGGTTGACGGTATCGAGGCCATGCATGTCACCGGCCCCATTCATGGGGAGCCGTTTCCGTTGGGGATACTTGCCGCTGGGGAAAATCCGCTGGCCGTGGACACCGCGATTCTTGCCGTGCTTGGGGTTGATCGCCAATCTTCTCCCCTGTGGCTGGCGGCTCAGCAGCAAAATTTGCCCGGCACTGCCCTGGAACATCTGCTTTGTACCCATGATGCTCCCTCATCGTTGCACGCGCAGGGGTTTGTCGTTCCGGAGGAGCTGATGCCGGTCCGTTTCAATCCCTTTCGTTTTGTCAAAAGTACCCTGCAGCGCTTGGTGCATTCTCGAAATCGATAG
- the metK gene encoding methionine adenosyltransferase, with translation MSTHLFTSESVSEGHPDKVADQISDAILDAILTQDKHARVACESLVTTGMAMIAGEITTSAWVDMPQIVRETIREIGYNSSDMGFDWQSCAVLTSIDKQSADIALGVDEGSGVDLDQGAGDQGLMFGYACDETSVLMPMPITYAHRLTKQQADVRKSGKLSWLRPDAKSQVTIQYVDNIPQRIEAVVLSTQHSPDVSYETLKEGVMEEIIKPVLPAAMIDSQTKFFINPTGRFVIGGPVGDCGVTGRKIIVDSYGGRGSHGGGAFSGKDPSKVDRSSSYMGRYVAKNIVAAGLATEVEVQVAYAIGISQPVSINVKTFGTGKISEEQLVKVVGQVFDLRPKAIIQQLDLLRPIYHKTAAYGHFGRELPEFSWEKTDKIDALRDAAGL, from the coding sequence ATGTCTACACATCTTTTTACCTCGGAATCGGTCTCCGAGGGGCATCCCGACAAGGTTGCCGATCAGATCTCCGATGCCATCCTCGATGCCATTCTAACCCAGGACAAACATGCCCGTGTTGCCTGCGAGAGTCTGGTGACCACCGGCATGGCGATGATAGCGGGCGAGATCACGACCTCCGCATGGGTGGATATGCCGCAGATTGTCCGCGAGACCATCCGCGAGATCGGCTATAATTCTTCGGATATGGGCTTTGACTGGCAGTCTTGTGCGGTGTTGACCAGTATCGATAAACAGTCTGCGGATATAGCCCTGGGAGTCGATGAGGGGAGCGGAGTGGACTTGGACCAGGGGGCAGGCGATCAGGGGCTGATGTTCGGCTATGCCTGCGACGAGACCAGCGTGCTCATGCCCATGCCCATCACCTATGCCCACCGTTTGACCAAGCAGCAGGCCGATGTGCGTAAATCCGGAAAGCTCTCCTGGTTGCGCCCTGATGCCAAAAGCCAGGTCACCATTCAATACGTGGACAACATCCCCCAACGGATCGAGGCGGTGGTGCTTTCCACCCAGCACAGCCCGGATGTGAGCTACGAGACCCTCAAGGAAGGCGTGATGGAGGAGATCATCAAACCGGTGCTCCCGGCAGCGATGATCGATAGCCAGACCAAGTTCTTCATCAACCCGACAGGGCGGTTTGTCATCGGTGGTCCGGTCGGCGACTGCGGCGTAACCGGGCGGAAGATCATTGTCGATTCCTATGGCGGCCGAGGCTCGCACGGCGGCGGCGCTTTCTCCGGTAAGGATCCCTCCAAGGTTGATCGTTCCTCCTCCTACATGGGGCGCTATGTGGCCAAAAATATCGTGGCCGCAGGCCTGGCCACCGAGGTTGAGGTCCAGGTTGCCTATGCCATCGGCATTTCCCAACCGGTTTCGATCAACGTCAAGACCTTCGGCACCGGCAAGATTTCCGAGGAGCAGTTGGTCAAGGTGGTCGGCCAGGTGTTCGACCTGCGCCCTAAAGCCATTATCCAGCAACTTGATCTGTTGCGCCCCATCTATCACAAGACCGCCGCCTACGGCCATTTTGGACGGGAGTTGCCGGAGTTCAGCTGGGAAAAGACCGACAAAATCGATGCCCTGCGGGACGCTGCCGGTCTGTAA
- the fabL gene encoding enoyl-[acyl-carrier-protein] reductase FabL has translation MIDLQGKVALVTGGSRGIGKAVARRLAEGGAEVIINYVRHRTNANEVVAEIETRGGTCLAMRANLADEENLNSMFAEIRKRYERLDIVVSNAASGVLKPVEELRSRHWDWAVNINARALMLITQQALPMMVKGGRIVAISSIGAIRAVPNYTVVGASKAALESLVRHLAVELGPKGITVNTVSAGVVDTDALKKFPNRAEIIAAAMERTPLGRLTVPEDVADMVLFLCSEMAGMVHGHTLVVDGGYAIHG, from the coding sequence ATGATCGACTTGCAAGGGAAGGTCGCGTTGGTGACCGGTGGATCGCGGGGTATCGGTAAGGCGGTGGCCCGGCGTTTGGCCGAGGGCGGTGCCGAGGTGATCATCAACTATGTGCGCCATCGCACCAATGCCAACGAGGTGGTTGCGGAGATCGAAACCAGGGGCGGCACCTGTCTCGCCATGCGCGCCAACCTGGCCGACGAGGAAAACCTGAACAGCATGTTTGCGGAAATCCGCAAACGTTACGAGCGGCTCGACATCGTGGTGTCGAACGCGGCTTCCGGCGTTTTGAAACCGGTTGAGGAGCTCAGGAGTCGGCACTGGGACTGGGCAGTCAACATCAATGCCCGGGCGCTGATGCTCATTACCCAGCAGGCCCTGCCGATGATGGTCAAGGGGGGGCGGATTGTCGCCATCTCCTCCATTGGGGCCATACGGGCCGTGCCCAACTATACCGTGGTCGGAGCCTCAAAGGCCGCTCTTGAATCGCTGGTGCGTCATTTAGCGGTTGAATTGGGGCCAAAAGGAATTACGGTAAACACTGTCAGTGCCGGTGTAGTCGATACCGATGCCTTAAAAAAGTTTCCCAACCGGGCGGAGATCATTGCCGCCGCCATGGAACGCACTCCTTTGGGGCGCTTGACCGTTCCCGAGGATGTGGCCGATATGGTGCTTTTTCTCTGCAGCGAGATGGCGGGCATGGTCCATGGCCATACCCTGGTGGTTGATGGGGGATATGCTATTCACGGCTGA